The Arachis duranensis cultivar V14167 chromosome 2, aradu.V14167.gnm2.J7QH, whole genome shotgun sequence genome has a window encoding:
- the LOC107473850 gene encoding uncharacterized protein LOC107473850, with translation MKETEIRSRGWRGSQSRASGEEKRERRASSGGPRRRRPAARRSPPTSKKKEIRIGSEEGRVSRRAVALPSPRRVAAPSIVLTAPHNELRSLATRCILPVPFFTPLRSFVAAAVDRRGSLIRERSEGRASPEESLAPPPPLFAAPSSLACAVASRARGRRAVREIRHVSAVADSHAAVVLLAAAPLLEEESSPVLSLTTVSVGAAATVAGASGRASTAGKPLLEPVSFGFHRELPPPETTAVILITGDDSVTFGITAEAPGRVSAA, from the coding sequence ATGAAAGAAACCGAAATTAGAAGCAGAGGATGGAGAGGGAGTCAGAGTCGCGCGTCAGgggaagagaagagggagaggCGAGCCAGCAGCGGTGGGCCTCGCCGTCGCCGCCCTGCTGCTCGCCGTTCGCCACCAACGTCGAAGAAGAAGGAGATCAGAATCGGAAGTGAAGAGGGTCGCGTTTCACGCCGTGCAGTCGCGTTGCCCTCACCGCGTCGTGTCGCCGCGCCGTCAATCGTCCTCACCGCACCCCACAACGAGCTGCGTTCCCTAGCCACCCGTTGCATCCTCCCTGTGCCGTTCTTCACGCCATTGCGTTCCTTCGTCGCCGCCGCCGTTGACAGAAGAGGGAGTTTGATCCGAGAGCGCAGTGAGGGAAGGGCGTCGCCGGAGGAGAGCCTGGCACCGCCGCCGCCACTGTTCGCCGCGCCGTCATCTCTAGCCTGCGCCGTTGCTAGTCGCGCGAGGGGGAGACGCGCCGTGAGGGAGATCCGTCACGTTTCTGCCGTCGCCGATTCACACGCCGCCGTTGTGCTCCTTGCCGCAGCGCCGCTGCTGGAAGAGGAGAGCTCGCCAGTTCTGTCTCTCACTACCGTCTCCGTCGGAGCTGCCGCCACGGTCGCCGGAGCTTCTGGCCGAGCCTCAACCGCCGGGAAACCGTTACTGGAGCCTGTGTCATTTGGATTTCATCGCGAGTTACCTCCACCAGAAACCACCGCTGTGATTCTGATCACCGGGGACGACTCTGTGACTTTCGGGATCACCGCTGAAGCTCCAGGCAGAGTTTCTGCCGCTTGA
- the LOC107473833 gene encoding uncharacterized protein LOC107473833 translates to MLLCSSGVVLCLCWSDSAVLLLLLVWSGPITFLLKLIILAEILNLDSADIMVENIVIWRVDMRTPEFRKCLDELFLDIAFSQPGVKNQIHCPCPKCNNFMFKFRNEVHHHVRQWVIVTSYKTWVHHGEILQDTSTIDVSDLNEIDCERENDSATYEMLYNIFRRETLGETPRYFATNVDENIEEEHHQGAKRFQRPMRDYEQSLYPDSGISRLSFIIKLFQIKCRYGWSNNSVDALLLFLKSIFPKENSCPTSFYDARKVIRDLGLDYEKIDACVNDCILFRGQAYAGLDECPKCKQSRWVKRKGNEKNNLRKKVPQKILRYFLLKPRLQRIFMCEETALAIRWHKEKRLDDGVLKHPADLMA, encoded by the exons ATGCTGCTCTGCTCATCCGGCGTTGTCCTTTGCCTCTGCTGGTCTGATTCGGCTGTCCTTCTTCTCCTGCTGGTCTGGTCTGGTCCGATTACGTTTCTGCTAAAG TTGATAATCTTAGCTGAAATATTGAACCTTGATTCTGCTGATATTATGGTTGAAAATATT GTTATTTGGAGAGTTGATAT GCGTACTCCTGAGTTTAGGAAGTGCCTCGATGAATTATTTTTGGATATTGCCTTCTCTCAACCCGGtgtaaaaaatcaaatacattGTCCTTGTCCCAAATGCAATAATTTTATGTTCAAATTTAGAAATGAAGTTCATCATCATGTGCGCCAATGGGTGATAGTGACCTCTTATAAAACATGGGTGCATCATGGTGAGATACTTCAAGATACATCCACTATAGATGTGTCTGATCTAAATGAAATTGATTGTGAAAGGGAGAATGATTCTGCTACTTATGAGATGTTGTATAACATCTTTAGAAGAGAAACACTAGGGGAGACGCCGAGATATTTTGCTACCAACGTAGATGAAAATATAGAAGAAGAACATCATCAGGGGGCAAAGCGGTTCCAGAGGCCAATGAGGGATTATGAGCAAAGCCTGTATCCGGACAGTGGGATATCAAGGTTATCTTTCATTATCAAGTTGTTTCAAATAAAATGTCGCTATGGATGGAGCAACAATTCAGTTGATGCTTTGTTGCTCTTTCTAAAAAGCATATTTCCAAAAGAAAATTCTTGTCCAACTTCATTTTATGATGCTCGAAAAGTGATTCGAGATTTGGGATTAGATTACGAGAAGATAGATGCTTGTGTGAATGATTGCATTTTGTTTCGGGGGCAAGCATACGCTGGTCTTGATGAATGTCCAAAGTGTAAGCAATCTAGATGGGTGAAGAGGAAGGGGAATGAAAAGAATAACCTACGGAAGAAGGTACCCCAGAAGATACTAAGATACTTTCTGTTAAAACCTAGGCTTCAAAGGATTTTCATGTGTGAAGAAACAGCGCTAGCAATAAGGTGGCACAAAGAGAAACGACTTGATGATGGAGTCCTAAAACACCCAGCAGATTTGATGGCGTAG